Part of the Pseudorasbora parva isolate DD20220531a chromosome 13, ASM2467924v1, whole genome shotgun sequence genome is shown below.
ctgaacgtgtctgttcaatataatgctCGAgtcgcgttttcagttcatgcctttggaagcttaactttcataaaaATTACTTTGAGAAGTTGagaacacttacattgcttagcatccatttaaatgaatgcctgcagctgtgaACTGTGCTGTGAGTGAGATCTCCCATCCACATGTGCGAAAACATGCTGGCTggagtctttagcctctggccaaaaatttcAAAGATGACACAAATAtagtcaatttgcgtcacgggaggaatttttccagaaataaaatgcataaatctcttgtctcagggggatatgaggggggaagcacaatcatttgattatactccagggtttctactgatacgaagccatatgctaatcgctgaagtaacccttttagTACTTGTTGTGTATTTGTTGTTTCTAGAAAGTAATTTCTGACTAGTAGTGTCTGATGTTTATCATCTCTCTTCATAGCTTATGTTGGGGATCCCTGAGCAGGCTCTTGCACTGGTGCAAGACGTGTTGGAGTCTGTTTTGGCTCACGGTTCTCTGATAGACAAGGGCAGAGCTCTGCTGCTGGCGGCTCGCTGTCAGATGGCTTTAGCAGGAACTGCTGTACAGGAACACAGACTGAACGGTACTGCCTGAATGAGTCCTGCTTGTCACCCATCTCACAGTATTCAAGTCATGCTTCATATGTTTAAGTGATGTATTTTCTTTTCCTACAGCACTGGAACAAGCCGTGCACACTTTAGATGAGGCAGCTGTGTATTTCTCTCGTCTTGACTGTAAAGAGCGTATGAGAGACATACACTACCTACAGGCACGCTTGCATCACACTCTTGGCAACGTTTCTCAACGCAACAAATGCGCCATGCTCTTCCGCCTACTGGATCAGGAGCTGCCGTCTTCTGGGATGACTGTGGTCAATCGTCTTTAGGAAACATCTGATATGATGTTAATGAATGACACTTTGTGTCCAGTGTTGTGTGTATCctggaaataaatgttattttgtatCTGAAAAACTCATttttgcctttaaaaaaaaaatgcatactgGGATGAGGAAAGCAAATTTacaacatcaaaaaaaaaacttgggtGTCATGCTGCTTCCCATTAAGATATTAGAGAGGATTTTAAATGCATAATCCAAAAAATTAACTGTAGGTAAAATGTGTTTGTCTTTAAAGCCAAAATAATAGTTCCTAAAGATAGTTACTATTgtaaaaattaagtttttgaCAATTGCTAAAACAAAGTGCATTATCTTAACCAAATTCACAATAGCTTAAGCCAATTGGTTAATAACTCATTTTGCATTGTtgataacataaaaataatatcttAAACAAGTTCAGGCAGTTAGACACCATTTGTAAATATGATGCATGCACTCTTTCTGCAAAATTTAACACATTCTCAGTCACTAAAACACATTGTGTGACATCTAATAATCAGTAATATCactgaaatattttttgttgttgcatagAAGCCTTtatatttcattctttttttgtgtAACAGATTGTAGTTATATGTTATGTATATACTATGTGAATATAAAAACTAATAATTACTACATAATAACTACAGTATTTTAAAATAGTGCAAAACCAAGAACTATAAAGTataaatataggctactgtaaGTTATTTACAGTATGCTGTGAACTACTGTCAAGTTAacagtaattttattttatcatgGAATAAAATACAGAAGCTTGCTGGCTTTTTGTTGCCAGTAAGTTACTGTTGATATTACAATACAAAAAGTATGTACATACGTTATTCTTTTTCACACTTTTAATTTGATAGGCGATGGAAATACAATTTTGAGGAAATGCTAACTTCCAGAagcaaaacaaaatcataatttttgGGTGCTCAACGTGCTGCCTAGAAGTgtgttaatttatatatttgtcgCATTTTATTTCCAAGACCCTTAGAAGCTGCTGGCCTTTTGGCCAGATCTTAAAATACAAGTGTAGAAATTataaataatcatacacggCAGACCatacaaagaacattataaaTGGGTGAATTCAATTTTAGGTGCAGGCAGTAGATCTTCTCCACAACATGCTCCTTTTCCTTCTGCCCACCTGTAACTGACAGCCTTCTCAACCAATTAGAATAACTTTCATACTTTCGACACACCCACTATTCTGACCACACACCAGAACCATACTTGATGTTTTTCTTCCAGATTTCTCCACATATTTATCCTCCACCATGGAGGCGCTAGGGGGATACCCCACCAAATCATCTGCTCCTAGATCAGGACTGTTCAAGGTCTTAGTGAGTGTGGCCGTGTGCATGGGCTCACTCTACCTACTGCAGAGTAAACTGTCAAAGTCGAGAAAAACCAAAGATTTTTACTCGTATGAAGTGAAGGACGCGAGAGGCAGGGCTGTCTCACTGGAAAAGTATCGGGGGAAAGTAAGTTgttattttttctgttttaagtGCTTTGACTTAACTTGTATGGCTTTTGAGAAACATAATTGTCTTGGTGTGTTTTGTGCAGCAGTATTTTCACTCGAGGGCTCGCTGTCTCTTATAATAGGTCTCTCTGGTTGTAAACGTGGCGAGTGGGAGCGAGTTAACGGAGCAGAATTACCGGGCTCTGCAGGAGCTTCACCGAGAGCTCGGCACGTCTCATTTTAACGTGCTCGCGTTTCCCTGCTCGCAATACGGTGACACCGAGTCAGGCACCAGTAGAGAAATCGAGGCTTTTGCTAAATCCAACTACGGTGTGACTTTCCCCATCTTTAGCAAGATCAAAATAATGGGGTCTGAGGCGGAGCCCGCGTTCAGATTCATCACAGGTAGGTTTTACCTGAGAATACTTTTCATTCAATAACTATACAAGTTGTACTCCAAAATACAAATTGTAAAACATTTGAGAAATATCAGTCAAAATTAGATGAAAACTCCAGGAATATGTGTTTTCTAGATGCATTTTTCAGTATGGGGAAGGGCGACCCCTCATGGGCTCCGCCATTTCGACATCACATGACCCAGCTGTTACTAGTTACTACCGTaagaaaattattaataatagcaacaatacaataataatatacaataataacaataataatacaataacaatGATAACAGCACTAAAGTCATTCTTCAAATACATAGCATAAAGAACAGTGAAAGAACACCAATAATATAACGTCGCACTTAAATTTATTTGCTTTAGGTGTTGGTGTGTCCAAATTCATGTAACCTTAACTTACTCATGCACTGTTCTTGACCATTTTTCAGCATAATATgtcatttgtattttaaattgtattgatAAAATTGCATAATTTCTTCCCCCCATTCTGCAACTCAAAAAATAACCAGTATGCAACTCGATTTAGCTCAAAATGATTGGACGCACACATATGGGCTTAGAAATGTTGCTTTATTCCAAATACATAGATTACGAttaccaaataaatgtaaagagaAGAGATTCGCAAAAATGTAAcatattcacaaataaatagaattaaatatacaaataaattcacataaatgtttttatgtcacAAACACAACTCTGCCTGGCATACATTTTGAATAATTTGTGGATTGCTTCTAGTGCATTGTGGATCAccaccactgatctatataaatgTATGGATTACTTATGATGTCATAGTAAACTGAAGCCATTGCGCCACCATACTGCTATTCCCTCACATTCTATTGAATTAATAGGAAATCATCTGATTTTAATGAGAAAACATTACCTGAGCCTTACAATGCAAACCtactaaacatttaaatggttatttatttaaagtctGGAATTTCCCCTGCTTTTAAAAAGTTATGTTCATCTTCATTACAGCGAATATCAGATAAGCTGATGGATGAGACACCTCAgcatttatattaaaatgtcaaTATAATCTGAATAGATTTATGCCTTGTAAGGCATGCAAATACAACGTAATTCGTAATGTACAGTTATTCACTGTGGTTATCTGACTATGTGTTATAATACTGTACCAGTGTtttccatagactgtaaaaaaatatggacgtagtgtccgtgacgtcacccattggattctgaagagcagttttaaAGCGTTAAGTCGAGCtagccgttgccatcttggcagcgcgtCATCGCGCATCAATCCCAGTTAACTgacaatgggcaaagaggcgggacgtgagCGGAGCTGAAGTGAAGTGATGACTAACAGAGagcagacaaacggcaatcCACCTGCCAATCAAAGGGGCCACGCCTTTAagtatgcagaactttaaggctgtatataatgtaaacaaatgagttataaaaaaaatgaacctgcctcacagttgtcatgaagcgcaaaattagctgtatagaccagaaccacaatttgtaccaggcagtaaacatgttttttttctgctgtaaagttgggcattttaacattcccttctggagcctgtccctagtggccagtcattgaattacagtttaagtcacttccctcttggcttcaacagaaactgtgGTTGCCGCTTGGGGTTTTCATTAACAGCATGAATTTTGAAGCAGAAAAAACATTGAACTACAGTAAAAACTGAGCACTCACATAGCTACAATAACCTTTGTAACCTGTAAGCTGATAATGCACTTACTACCTCAGATTATCCCATTCTAATACATATCTCCAACATTCACTGGTGTAAAACCTCCAAACTCCATTTGAGCATGATTtggaaaaatattaatatattgacAAGTGCAAGTGTCTGGCCATATATAAAGCCACAATACTAACTTTGACAACAAGGTGTTTAATCACTCAGTTTCCTGAATAGTAGCGATTCTACACTAGCCTGCGATTTTCACTGTTTTCAAAACACACTGTTTATAATCGGACATGGTAACATATCCTCGGATAAAATCCTGCGATCCAACAGATAATGCCAGCACATTGCCTTGTGACTATCATAGGATGACTTGACAGCTGAATGTAAACTTTTGACTCATGTTGGAATGCGTCAATGTCATATTTGCATTGGCCTTGCTATttaaattcattcaaaaattcatttatttaaatccCTGTACATTTTAGTGACAGCCCAGCTATGTATAGTAAAGGaaattcatttacatttacattttatcatttagcagacgcttttatccaaagcgacttacaaaaaagggtagagcaatagaagcaacgaaacaaacaaggccaacaacctgtaagagctgtaagaaaatctcaattaattagcacagtacacaactttttttattttttatttttattttattttagccagctacaacaaatactcacgtacggaaaatacagaacaatgGATTtagatagctatgataacaacccattaggactaaggctgatgccccaactgttaTAATCTCTGGTTTCAAATATGGGGATATTTCtaaatgtatattaatattgaataataataatattatgaaCTCAagataactttttatttattttattttttagattctGTACAGAGAATGCCAAAATGGAACTTCTGGAAGTTTCTTGTGAGTCCGGAAGGCCAGGTGGTGCGTTTCTGGAAGCCAGAGGAGCCCATAGACGACATTCGAAAGGAAGCCACAGCCCTTGTGCGGAATATCATACTGAAAAAAAGACAAGAGCTATGATGTGCACAAACCCCCTCAGAGACTCAAAAGTGAAGCTTTTTGCAcatttaagggtgcgttcacacttgtagtttggttcatttggttcatatggtccggaccaaaaaaactaaacatagTCCTGGTCCACTTAgcattcacactggcatttgtaacagcgaacctaaagttactgaaccaaaggcatagggatatggtcacaacctgattggctGGCTTTTATGACGAATATTTTGCGACAGAGCTTGCTTACCAAacagctgtgtgctggattaaacgtgatcattttatgcgtgtttatggttttatttttaccagctgagaactcacaaAGCGCTCAtataatgttcaaaacattcaaaacagcaccaGAAATTGCTCTGTTGCAGAAACGAAGATCTGCTGCAAAAGAGACAGCAGTTCTGTGGTCTGGATGGGCAACacgtcctttgatgagaagaaccataTGCTTTTTGTGCgatttttctagcattttcaaaacatgctcgccagaccaaatattgatgaggcactttaccttctcgttgctccacgtttgctcTACTCTCTACTCATACATCGATCTTTCCGCGCCGCCAAAAAATCAGCTGACTTGTAGCCTCGCATCTTGTAACATTACGTCCTTTTTTgggttcgtttacatgtctttgatccatgttgtgttcatatatcatttgaatcgcaccagagttcgtttggaagcggaccgagacccatcttttagCGGTCTCTGtctgcttgtttggtgcgcagcGCACCAgctcggatggcagcgttcacatatgtacAAATGAActgcactaaccgagcaatcacACCAGgtttcgttttaatcgaaccaaacatgacaagtgtgaatgcACATAAGTGTGTAGATTATCTGTGGTCAAATGTGTTGGGCTTCACCTGCAGTGACATCAATGAGAATGAAAGAGTAATTCTGGTTAATGTGAATGATACTGACAGAAGATGATCGCTTGAGGCCTggctttgtgtgtttgtgtattaataaaaaattaaattttttgatTGGTAGTATGATTTTGCAAAACAAATTAccaattaaatatgtttttgtgaagttttaaaTACAAACTTGATTCTTGCGCTCTAGACACATTCTTGTGATTGTGAATTTTAAAGAGATTTAAAATAACCACATGGTTTTCtccccctcaagccatcctatagcctgacaagccaaacccacatcaagatgtttggtctggaaactcaccatagacagggctcaagccgaggggcgggatatacggttgtcttttaaactccctctgcacgcgataggatagcgctaccaccaaccagagcaacgaaggtgaaacagagcttgttgatagattaaacattcgccgtatccggtcagcaaaactcagaacacatcttccctttttaagaatgacttcagtgccgttcttcgttcttttctcagagaaaagcttaactcaaagtcttccagaatcgcagtcaaagatGATGCGAAAgatcgccgttcgccagtttctgtgtttactagaagcacgcaaacgcaactcggccgtcttcattatggccccgcctgccgactctatacatgatgtgattggcccgtccagagtgaggggaatacagctcagaagggtattgagagttcctagatgaCACTTGTGGgtagattaaatttgctgccgctagggtgcgtctagatttctaggctagccatcctaggtgtatatgacattcttctttcagacaaatacaatctgagttatattataaaatgtcctggttcttccaagctttagaatggcagtgaatggcagccgaATATCTGAAGATCAAAAAAGTGTAtaaatccatcataaaagtaatataTATTACTCTTATGGGTTAATAAAGAcattctgaagtgaatcgatgggtttgtgtaagaaaaatattcatatttaacacattataaagtaaaatacctAGCTTCCGGTGAACTGCCTTCTGTATTTAATTTATGAAAACAGCATATGCGATGATGACGTCGGACGTAGTGTAAGCGGTTTGAGATCtgagaggcgttacactttctgcATAAGTTGAATGAGTAAGGTGTCTGGTGGAAGCTACATACTTTACTGTagttttaaagttttaatatggatatttttcttatactAACACTGcccttcagaaggcctttattaacccccggagccatATGGATTACGTTTATAGTGAATGGGTGCACTTTTTGGGGCTGCTATTATAAtacttggattagccaggacatttttttaatataactccaattgtatttgtctgaaaaagaatgccatatacactaggatggcttgagggtgagtaaatcatgagatgattttcattttggggtgagctATCCTTTAAAGAGACAATAATGTATATTTTAGATCATTTTTCTggcatgtgaaaaaaaaaaaaactttaaacaaTCATCAATTGTCACTAATCTGGAATAAAAGGCAGGTATTGCAGATAAATGCATATTCATAATTTACtataataatgtattttaagtagcctaaaaatctagacgcaccctagcgacgGTAAATTAGGCCCTTATAGTGTAGTTATATGGGTTGCACAGAGCCTTAAATCGTAACACAATCCATCATCAAAAATATGtgatcaatttaaaaaaagaatattttttgatttattaaaGTTACATTACAGTAAAGATCATTTGTTAAATTACCTTTTATCTTGTTTAGAAAAAAGTAGGCTATGCATTCTTGATTATGCCATTTGCTGTAGTTTGGATAATTTTTTCAACATTTtctagttttgttttcactGATTCTCTGGCAGTCCTTCTCCACTTGAATTGCTCATGGAAGAATATTTtccaattaataattttttgtcCACTAGATGGCAAAATCGTACAACATGACAAATCTATCCCTTTCACGTTGGAAGACTTTGCTGGTAGGTTTGATCTTGCTTCTAGTGAGATGTTGTATATTTTCAACTGAAAGTGTTTTGTGATATTATGTAAACGGAAAGAAAAGTACATACTTTGTAGAATGCACTAATTAGTAATTTAgtcattaaaaaataacaaaaggaAGAAACGTTTGTAATCTTGGCGAAAATTACGTGAGTGAAGATTTAGGAAAAGAAACGAGATTCTATGTCCCGTGGCATAACTAAAATCCTGGTGGTTGGGTTGTAAAACAGAATACAAAGCCAGCGTATGTCTTAAATGTATGGGCTCATGTACCTCAAT
Proteins encoded:
- the gpx8 gene encoding probable glutathione peroxidase 8, which gives rise to MEALGGYPTKSSAPRSGLFKVLVSVAVCMGSLYLLQSKLSKSRKTKDFYSYEVKDARGRAVSLEKYRGKVSLVVNVASGSELTEQNYRALQELHRELGTSHFNVLAFPCSQYGDTESGTSREIEAFAKSNYGVTFPIFSKIKIMGSEAEPAFRFITDSVQRMPKWNFWKFLVSPEGQVVRFWKPEEPIDDIRKEATALVRNIILKKRQEL